A window of Epinephelus lanceolatus isolate andai-2023 chromosome 3, ASM4190304v1, whole genome shotgun sequence genomic DNA:
tatctgtaactgaattatgactagtcaaaatgacgttgtagatatctacgTCATTTtcactagtcaaaatgacattgtagatatccgcaactgaattatgactagtcaaaatgacattgtagatatccgcaactgaattatgactagtcaaaatgacactgtagatatccgcaactgaattatgactagtcaaaatgacgttgtagatatctacaactgaattatgactagtcaaaatgacattgtagatatctcaaactggaattatagatagtcataatgtaattgtagatatctataatgacaaacgccatacacatgaatggcaaaaatagtttgaatcttactagtcaaaactgaattacagatatctgtaactgcagttttgactagtcagaatgacattatagatatctgtaattcagttttgactagtcagaatgacgttatagatatctgtaattcagttttgactggCTCTGAAGGTGTCTGAAGGTTAAGATACTGTTAAGATACTGTAAGACGAAGATACTGTTAAGATACTGTAAGACGAAGACCTTGTAATTACGAAGACTCCAATGTCAGACACATCTGTATGACGTGTCAAATACACTATGTAAGGCTGAGTCACTGATATGTTTTAAGTTTGTGGTATGTCTTTGTCTGTGCATCATGCTGTGCCAAAAGCTTCTCCGATCAGATCTGTATTAAACATATGTTAATAAGAgtatatgtttttttctacatCACAGGGCATAAAAAGTTAATGGACAATGTAACTGATACAGCAAATGCAAATGATATTTGGTCTGTTTTgagagtaaaaaacaaaaggttTTGGCTCATTATAGGTCACTTTGGCTTatatttctctgttttgtgAATACTGGTAAGATGGTTTATGAGTCAGAGAAATCTGTAAATGCAcgattgtaaaataaaaactgcaaaatGAACTAGTTGTTTGCAGATATGTGACGTCTCTTTCATACCCCTTTCACACTGAGGGCTCAACCAGGGTTGAACCAGCGCAGAATTTGTGTTTGAAAGGCTCAACCCGCATTGACCAACTTGATTTTAAAGAAGAAAGAATTCCTTTATTAGTCCCTCGAGGGGAAATTtgatttttgtctctctgttgttaaaataacttTGCAATCTCATCACAGACTTTAGTTTTCATGTTGTGAAGTACATGGTCATGTGTGCCTAATCAACACACCTACCAAGGTCAGCAGGCTCCCAGGTCAGGTCCTCTCCGTCTGAATCAGGCGGAGTTCTCACTGAGATCTTCCTTGACTTCCTGGTACCTCCCTGCTGTCTGGGTCTGCCCAGCTGCCTGGTTGGACCGATGGGTTTGGCACTGTGAGTCTTCTTATGGTTGTTGAAGCCTTGCCTGTAGTAGAAACTCTTTCTGCTTTCGTCACACTGGTacggcttctctcctgtgtgaactCTGAGGTGAACTTTGAGCTCTTCAGTCCTCGCGTAATGTTTCCCGCAGATGGAGCAGAGGTGAGGCCTCTCTCCAGAGTGTGTCACATAATGTGCTCTCAGAGTAGATTCCTGCTTGAACCTTTTTCCACACACAGTGCACGGAAAAGGTTTCTCTCCGGTGTGATCTCGCATGTGGTTCTCGAGTCCCTTCAAGCTCAGGAAACCTCTATCACACTGTGAGCACTGGTGGGGCTTCAGACCCTCATGAACAGcttcatgttgttttaatttgtggATATGTGTAAATCTTTTGCCGCACTGTGTGCAGGAAAACGGCTTCTTTGATTGGTGAAATTGTTTTAAGTGTTCTTCtaaaagttgtttttctgaAAATTGTGTCCAACACAAATGACAGAGGCAGATTTCCACTGATGACTGAGTCTTTTCAGGTGGAGGGAAACTTATCTCTAATGCCGCCACATTGGTAAATAGAGCAGAGACAAATTGTATAGTAGTTATCTAGTGTAAATAGGTGGAATCCTGTGTGATCTGAAGTGAACTTTGTATACATATCTTACTCCTCCCACATGTTAGATGAAGCACCACCTTTGCTCCATGTTAATCAAAGAACATCGTAGAACTTCCCAGTAATCATGTGAATTAGCGGGGGGAAACGAAACCTAACCAGCAAAGCTCCAGTAAGAGGAGGACCAACATCGGAGAGGAGAGCCTCAATGTCACACCCCAGAAATGAAACTTAAGTTTGTCGGAGTGGCAGCCACGCTGAGGTCAAGACAAGTCTCTGGTTCCCTTTGAAAGAAAATCCAAACAGCCAAGTTCATCGGGTCTTTATCAACAACACAGCAGCTGCTAAACACCAGTGAGTACAGCTGACATCCTGAGTTTAAACGACCAAGATTAACATAAAACTGCAGCTCTGCTCAGGCAGGACGTTCCACTATGGCCGTCTGTGCACCGGCCCACTATGCAGTAGCCCACTTTAATAGCTTTTAACAGTCCCCCTCCTTTTCAGCTCTCAGGACTAACTTTTAACTGAATCTCTGGTTTAGAGTTTCGTTCCACTCCTACTTTCCTGCTTTTATCACTGTTTGCTTATCACCTTCTACGTACTGCTTCCTGAACCATTCGGAGACTGGTAATGTGAATCAGCTAGAGGAAATACACAGTGTTTGTCATCAAGTGAGCACAGCTTTAGAAAAAGAATTGCAAAATTTACGTTTTAATAACAGCTTTGACATCATTGCAATGGTACACGGACATGTAATAAGAAAAATGGTGCATCTGTCATTCCCACTCAGCACCCTGAATGTGTGTTCCTGCAATACAGTAAGTAACTGTGTTGAGCAGGTTGGATTACCAAAGCATATGACACTAGCAAACTCAGCTAGTTGGCGctgcttttcattttgttttctcagtgCTTCATCTGTATGTAATTCTGATGGGTTTTTTTGCCACTATGTATGTCGACTATTTGAAatgaggattaaaaaaaaaaaaagaagaaactagCTTGGAATTTTCAAGAGGATGTTGAGTGATGAAGCATATacgttgtttttttaaagcttcTGACATCATATTTGCAGGTTCCAAAATCGTTCAGCTTGTCAGCAAATGCACGTGCACAGCTGTCCATGAGACTCTGTGAGAGAAGGATGAAACTGATAAAGTTACAGCCTGCGTCACAATCTTACATTATAATATTAGCAGGGATGTACACACTGTTGTCagtttcctgttagcgttaggaAATCACTTCAACTTATGTAAGGACAGGTTGAACAGTTTGCCATGCAGCAGGCGTGATGTATTCACAACACTGGGGTACCACTCTGAATCTGTCGGGGCACCAAATCTTGCATAACGTTGCTTGGTGCAATTCACAGCAGTTATTATTCAAGATCAGCCTACTTTAACAAACATCGTGgtatactaaaaaaaaacataatcgtACTTCTTtccttttaaacaaataattaaatgtgtattttaaataaaatgtttttcttttctgtcacacTACCTGTGTAGATATGGCTGCTGCAAAGTATCTGCCGCCAGAAGATCAGTTTCTGTGCTCCATCTGTCTGGACGTGTTCACTGATCCTGTCACCACATCATGTGGACACAACTTCTGCAAAAACTGCATCAATGCACACTGGAACACTAATGACCAGTGCCTGTGCCCAATGTGTAAAAAGGTTTTCACCACCAGACCTGAGCTGCACGTCAACACTTTCATCTCTGAGATGGTTGTTCAGTTCAGACAGTCAGCTCAAAGTAAAGccagcagcagtagctcagaGCAAGTGAGTGCTGAAAGTGTCGAAGAGTCAAAACCAGGAGAAGTTCCCTGTGATGTCTGCACTGGAACCAAACTGAAAGCCCTGAAGTCCTGCCTGGTGTGTCTGGCCTCCTACTGTCAGACTCACCTGGAGCCTCATCTGACAGCTTCATGTCTGAAAAGACATCAGCTAATCGACCCTGTTCAGAACCTGGAAGGCAGGATGTGTACGAAGCACGATAAGCCTCTGGAGCTGTTCTGTAAGACCGACCAGACAGGTGTCTGCATGCTCTGCACTGTGTTAGACCACAAGATGCATGACGTTGTTCCTCTGAAAGAGGAATATGAGGAAAAGAAGGCCAAGCTGGAGGCTGAAATTCAGCAGATGATCCAGAAGAGACAACAGAAAATTCAGGAGATCAAAAACTCAGTCGAGCTCAGTGAGAAGGACGCAGACAAAGAGAAAGCCGAaggtgttcaggtcttcacttCTCTGAAGGAGTCTGTTGAGAGAGACCTGAATGAGCTCGTCAAAACTATAGAAGAGAAGCGGACAGCGACACAGAAACAGGCTGAAGCTTTCATCGAAGAGCTGGGACAGGAAATCTCTGAGCTGATGAGGAGAAGCACTGAGATGGAGCAGTTGTCACATCATGAAGACCACCTCCATCTTCTCCAGAGTGTCCAGTCCCTAAACACCCACCATCCACCGCCCACCAAGGACTGGACAGAGATCAGTATCCATCCATCATATGAGGGGACTGCAGTGAGAGCTGTAGCTCAGCTGGAGGAGGCACTCAATAAAAAGATAAGGCAGGTGTTGGAAGCCGAGCTGAAGAGGGTCCAGCAGTATGCAGTGGACGTGACTCTTGATCCTAATACAGCACATGCTGCACTCATCCTTTCTGATGATGGCAAACAGGCACGCCACGGTAAGGTAATGAAAATTCTCCCAGACAATCCAGAGAGATTTTCTTTCAATATCTGTGTTTTAGGAAAACAGCATTTCTCTTCAGGAAAATTTTACTACGAGGTTCAAGTTAAAAGAAAGACTGAATGGGATTTTGGAGTGGCCAAAGAGTCTATCAACAGGAAGTGCAGAATCAAACTGAGCCCTGCAGAAGGTTACTGGACTGTATGTTTGAGAGACGGAGATGAG
This region includes:
- the LOC144462456 gene encoding E3 ubiquitin-protein ligase TRIM21-like gives rise to the protein MAAAKYLPPEDQFLCSICLDVFTDPVTTSCGHNFCKNCINAHWNTNDQCLCPMCKKVFTTRPELHVNTFISEMVVQFRQSAQSKASSSSSEQVSAESVEESKPGEVPCDVCTGTKLKALKSCLVCLASYCQTHLEPHLTASCLKRHQLIDPVQNLEGRMCTKHDKPLELFCKTDQTGVCMLCTVLDHKMHDVVPLKEEYEEKKAKLEAEIQQMIQKRQQKIQEIKNSVELSEKDADKEKAEGVQVFTSLKESVERDLNELVKTIEEKRTATQKQAEAFIEELGQEISELMRRSTEMEQLSHHEDHLHLLQSVQSLNTHHPPPTKDWTEISIHPSYEGTAVRAVAQLEEALNKKIRQVLEAELKRVQQYAVDVTLDPNTAHAALILSDDGKQARHGKVMKILPDNPERFSFNICVLGKQHFSSGKFYYEVQVKRKTEWDFGVAKESINRKCRIKLSPAEGYWTVCLRDGDEYKAAAGPEVPLSLRSRPQKVGVFVNYDEGLVSFYDTDAAALIYTYTGCSFTEKLFPYFSPSLNYGNRNSAPLVISPVGEN